AGGTTTTCTTATGCAAATAAAGCAAAGCCTAAAATGGCTTGTTAAACTATTAATACAATGCATTAACACTTCAAATGAAATTCAACTTTGTTTAGGAGATGTGTTCCACTCATACCATTAAAGACTTAAACCTTATTCTTACCATAGTATATTGGATACTTAATCCTCTGTTGTTGTATCCTTCAGCAACAGttttgatgtttctttttttttacaaaaaaagaaataaagaagtaaaataGTGTGATTAAAAAGAATAGTGTAAGTAATAGAATGCTGCAACAAAATGTAAGATGAGATACTGTAcagtagaataaatacaaaagacTGTAgtgatgaataaatatgatTCTACAAGCtgagaataaaacattaatcTATAACGTAAAGCAACCTCGGTCATGAGAAAAACATacctaaataaaagaaacacttacataaaatacataatattgAAAGGGAGTGTACTGTCTGCCCTCTAGTGGTCTTTTAACCTAAGTGAGAGCCTCTTTCAGAACGTCTCCTGAAGCTTCTATGTAGAAACAATGAAATGGTGCCCCTGCAAACCGCTGCagtatgttatttatttagcaaGACTGGTGCTTTTTGTTTGCAGAGCAGACAGGTACTGAGGTAAGATCGGTTGCTACAGTGTAAGACCTGCTGACCCACTTGTATTTGCAGAGACCCACCACCTCACTACTGTCTGACCACGAGTGTTGAGTGTtacgttacaaaagtaacggagtgACAGTAATGTATTAGtttttgctgtaacacagtAATATTACGCAtcacttctgaaatttgggaaATGCgatacccgttacaattctcagtaacgcagttacaacacattttaacctgttttgtcacaaacatcgcgagacattcctagagaaataattgtggcgctagaatagtaactcagtaagcctgtttactattggttaagagggctgcagaaacagattcgcgattTAGAGcagcaggctcacaatgcagagctgcaaatTAACGATGCAGAGCTGCcgattcacaatgcagagctgcaaattaatgatgcagagctgccgattcacaatgcagagctgcaaatTAACGATGCAGAGCTGCcgattcacaatgcagagctgcaaattcacaatgcagagctgccgattcacaatgcagagctgcaaatTAACGATACAGAGCTGCcgattcacaatgcagagctgcaaattaatgatgcagagctgcaggctcacaatgcagagctgcaaatTAACGATGCAGAGCTGCcgattcacaatgcagagctgcagattcacaatgcagagctgcagattcacgatacagagctgcagattcacaatgcagagctgcaaattaatgatgcagagctgcaggctcacaatgcagagctgcagattcacaatgcagagctgcagattcacaatgcagagctgcaggctcacaatgcagagctgcaggctcacaatgcagagctgcaggctcacaatgcagagctgcaggctcacaatgcagagctgcaggataaaaggaaagaaaaagacaggagtgcgcagaggccgaagcaacagaaggtaactctctctctcggtctgctatgctggttgaaccccgagaagttaagagactcgtggcggagtgttgaagatctgcagcctctgtcctctgtggaatcgcaggcttttagaaagcttttcaaaatccccgttaacacaccactgacaaggtgagctaacgttgccatagagactcgttcataaacagcaggttacagggccgtgcagaggctccactaacatgttattaataataaacagagacgtaatgttaccggtatcacatattattcagccctcttaaacggagcatgagtttaatttcagcatactgccatagatagttttaattaatgagctgcaataaactacattttagcatatAAAGCCAAACTGTTgcggttatttttggtgaaagtaactcaaaagtagtgtaacgcattacagttcagagacagtaataatgtaatgtaacttattactttaaaaagacagtaataagtgGTATGGACTGTATTACATTatggaagtaacttgcccatcactggtgaCCACTTACTGAAATACTCCTATAGTGCAGCTGAAGCAGGTAGAGATTACTCTATTAATCATACTAATACACCATTGTATGTGTTGTAATATAACTGTCATATGTTGTAGATTAATGTGCACGTTTTATAATTCAATTCGATTTTGTTTCAActtttgttggacattttaattctaagctcttgtgtttttataaatctttataccttttcttttaaatgattttttatttgatctttttaatgcacattttagcTTTAACTTCTCTTGTTAATTTTATGATTGTTATTCTTTAATGATAATAAATTATTTCTCAAATGGATTTATGTGACAAAACCCAATTTTTATTTAGTtgaataaagtattctgattcctttttttattttattttttaaccaaatcACCAAAGAGTCTCAGTACATGTTACCAAAAGGTCACATGatattttgtgtctgtctgcatcAAAGTGATTCATGTTGTTGTGTTCTCCAGAGGATGTACCACGGCGCCATGCAGTTCAGTGACGTGTCCTCCGGTGGGGAGAGCCAGCCCTACTACCTTCCccgggtggaggaggaggtggagatcTCTGACAGCATGGCCGTCATCAGCGTCCCCCCTCCCCGCTTCAGAGCTGGGGATCCCGCCTACATCCTCCATGACTTCAACAGGGTATCTGAACATTTCCTTCCCCATTTTTCGCTGATTGCGATATTGCCTCTTGTGTTTACACAGGACTTTATAGCCAATTTAATGCCTGAACAAAATGGCAGGGTTTTGGCATCGCACAGACATTGCAGATTCTTTTAAGAGAGCCCAAGAGAccgttttatttattgttttggttttgtggtTTCACTTAGTTTATGTTTTAGTTTCTTTAGGGCctttttaatacttttagttttacattcCAATTCCAgtacatttttagttttctaAAGAATGAAAAGTTAAGCGCTCTTTAAAAGGGCGTACTTGAATCATGATTAAAGTAAACTAACATATCGTCCAACAAAAGTCGTAATTCTGACAAGCCTACACACACAGTTCTGTACATACTGGTGCGTACATTTAAAACCTTTCCTGATTACTTCATGTGTGTGAGTAGAAGCTGACGGCCTATCTGGACCTGACTCTGAGGACGTGCTTTGTGATCCCTCTGAACACCTCGGTGGTGCTCCCCCCTCAGGACCTCATCGACCTGTTCTCCCAGCTGATGGTGAGTCTTAATCAGCAGGTCACCATCTCAGAATGCAGCCGGCTGTAGAGAGGTGTAGCTTCATGTTGGAGGGGAAACCACACTGGCACAGTGCTCTAAGCCCTAATATTAAGCACTTAATATTACCTGGTGAAACCCAGGGGTTTATAATAATTCCAGCTATTGTCTATGCTTTAATCCTGGGCAAGTCTGTCATGTGTGTAATTTgttgagtaaaaaaaatcaaGCCCACATCCTCTTTCACTATCCCCCAGACTTATTAGTATTGCAGTACTGCATGAGTAATCTCCATCAGAGTGAATTACTCTCATAATGAAATGCTTTCGCTGTCCTTAAATATGTGATGTAAATGTAGAACacgaaataaaaatatatagtgGAAGgctttaaatgttgctttatattTCAAGAAACTACACTATAAGGTCTACAGCCATGCTTGGTAGGCGACTGAGGCACAGAAGCACTTGAACTAAATGCTAATGATAGCCTGTTAACTATGGCCCGGGTGCCAGCTGCGGCCCTGTGTCCGTTTTGAATTGGCCCTTGggaaattctaaaagtataacgGACTATGGCcaacacctgaaacttgtgcttgtgttATATTGTACTTCCTAAATATACATGTATTACACAGTGTTCATGTTTCAATAAgccttatttttaaatatatatatatacattttcaattataatgcataatttacctacatttgattgattttgctaacttataacttaatttatgagggaatatacctcacctctaggGAGGGGCCCAGCACAGTTATTctttatgtggccctcagtgaaaaatgtttggacacccctgttttAGATGGATAAAACTTAGATTTTGCCCTGTTTACCATATTAGTATGCACGTAACACAAAAGAAGTCTGAGGCTAAAGggaatgtttttatgtttgcaaCTTAATGTTCATAAGCCAGTATTTATTTGCAAGTTAAACATTGGACCTGATGATGGCAAACGATGAAAAGCTTGCCATCCCTTGAGCCACAATGTTGACATTCTGACTATAGATGGTTGTCTTTTGGTATCATTATTTCATAAAAGAAAATACTAAGTTTTGTATATATCAAAACAATATATGAACATCATCAGGTTGAGGCAAGAGCATTTTAGTTTCTGCGAGAGATGAGCAATATCAGTAGTGAGAACTGTGGGATTGTGTAGGCACAAAAAGGGAAGttagtctaaaaaaaaaagtcattgtCACTGAGTTCTAGACCAGGTCATGTTGTATAGCGTTTGGTTTTTCTGCGGGTGTTGGTGCAATCAGTGAATATCATTATCAAATGAAGAAGTGTTTCAGCAAATGCAGAAGTTGGTGATGAATCATTAATTAGACATTATCAGTCCCTCAGGCTGCTGTCTTGTTCACTGAGGTGCTTTTTCTTCTCATGATTACTAATAAAAGGGCTTGCCATAATCCCTTCTTTTTGTCCCAGTCCGGCTCTTACCGCAGCTACTTGGTGCACGAGGACTTGGTGGTGACGGAGCGTATCGATGACATTAAGCCGCTGGGCTTCTACATCCGCCGGCTGTGTGATGGAAAGGAAACGTACAGAATGCAGCGCCGCTCCGAACTGCCAGGTCAGGATGGACCGTACCGCTAACTTTTATCTTGTTTGTTAATCTTCAATAATATTAAAAGTACCAGaaggtgtttttctttaagttgCCATCATcctaaaccaggggtgtccaaacttttttcaccgagggccacatacagaaaaatatacggagagctgggccacttatagaggtgaatattgtctcaaaagtgaagttataagttagcaaaacaaatcaaatgtaagtgAATAATGCACAATActgaaaacgctttcagaaaaaaacagcctacatcccatctgtcttttgggtttcatttattttttttatatattacatatatttataaacagaagcctcagattgctgataataagagtagaTATGAAGGTTCAAtatcaagcttgttatagaaataagtgattgttttttttttatcaactaagattagttagaaaatgttttacattttaaatgactacatttatttgaaattgggctcattaatagatttgagaagtacaatataagacaagcaaaagtttaatgtgtgggccatattgcattatactttcagaatttgcagagggccgattcaaaatggcctgcgggctgcatttggcccccgggctcTAGTTTTGCCTTAGCATTGTTCAACTTGCATTTAATAGCTGAGATTGAAAATCTATAtctaaataaaaccaaataacaCATCTATATGTGCTTTATCTAATGAAAGATTAGCTAACAGAACATTGGTTTTAGTTCCccttcataagaagcatttccTCTACATCAGGGGTTCTTAACCTTTTTGACCTTGAGGCCCAATTTTTATAGTACAAAGTGGCCCGGGgcccattaaatatttacactgtataGCTTTAATTGACCTCACTCacggtttgatttgtattcaataataaaccaaatccacttacagtttaacaagcaaaaaccgtgtcaaataaaatgacatgataaaatgggatcatcacaaagacttttattagacatgtgtatgtaaacctgcacacacatcaagCCACTGAACAGGCTGATAATTCCTGGCACAAATCAAGGCGggacaagacatttttttaaaggatcaagtcaggctttttaatttaatttaatttttaattaataaaataatatgaatatttttttgaatgaaataaactaaataaaattgaaataaagtgcaaatgaaaCTATAGCCTTATAATCTGCCAAGTCATTTGACAATTGCTTCAGCAGGCATGCAGAACCAGAAGAATCTTTATATctgacaaatcaacaataacaacaacaataacaacaatgaacaacagtaACACAACtcccttttttatcttcaccTCTTAATGAGACATTTGGGCCTGCCTCTGAGACATAATCAGATCCAGTCTGGGTGGAATGGGGGAAAGGCTCACTCTCAGAGTAGCCTCCAGCATTGCTCTGAGTCTGTTTCGGGCTTTGGTCTTGGTTGTGGCCACAATGGAGAATCCTGATTCACACAGGTATGTAGTCGTGAAGGACTTTCACGGCCCTCAGTGCAAGACATGGGTACTCCTTTGAGACAGCAATCCAGAAGGAGCCCAGGTCCAGTTTGCCCCACTGCAACTTTAAAGTGCTGTCAGTGGAAACTTCCAGAAGCTGGGATTCCAGATGTGAGggcaaaacataatttttagTGGGATCCACTGAAAATGGGTCCAAAATCcacatgtttccctctctgggATCCTCAGGAAAGTAGTTATCAAATTTCTCTGCCAGTTGTGAGAGGTGCTGAGAGACTGAGTCACTGATATTCACCTGAGGGgagttttccaaaatgtcagacaaaagTGGAAACATGTCCATCCTCTTTTCCTGGGCCCTCCTGGTCCACAAAGCAAGTTTCCTCTTGAAAGCTTGAACTTTgtctgcaacaaaaaatatgttgctgTTTCTTCCTTGAAGTGAGATGTTCAGTTGGTTCAGCAGTGAAAAAATGTCACAGAGGTAGGCAAGTTTTGCGGTGAACATTGTGTTGGCATAGTACTGTGCaagatgatttgtttttctcagtgagaaaagagaagaccTCATTCCTCAGTTCAAACAAACGCTTGAGGACTAGTCCTCTTGAAAGCCATCTCACTTCACTGTGATACAGCAGCTGGATGTGATCTGCTTCTATGTCCTCGCAAAGCTTAGCAAAACATCTGCAGTTCgcagcattgtttttaataaagtttatggTTTTCGCACTTACATCCATCACCTGGTGGAAATCTGGTGACATCTTTTTTGCTGCAAGGCTTTCACGGTGGAGAAAACAGTGTGTCCATTTAGCTTGTGGTGCACGATCGAGTATCTGTCTGATGACACCCTGATGCCTGCCAGTCATTGATGCTGCACCGTCACTGCACACCCCGACACAGTTCTGCCAGTCCAGGCCGTTCTCGGTGGAGTAGTTATCCATGCAGTGGAAACATTCCTGAGCCGTGGTACGTGTTGGTAGCTCTCCACAAAACAGTATGTCTTCGTGCAAACTACTGTCCCAGCGATAGCAaacaaaaaccagcagcagtgcagcattCGTGACATCCGTGGACTCGTCTagttgtaaagagaaaaactggctactttttattctttcaagaAGTTGATGCTGTATGTCTGAGGCCATGTCCGCGATACGGTGACTCAGTGTCGTTTGACAGTGGGATGGTCAGCAGCTTCTTTGCAGCGGCCTCTCAGATCATCTCACAGCACATATCAACAGCGGCAGGCAGAACCAACTCCTCCGCTATGGTGAACGCCTTCTTGCTCTGTGCCACACGTCTGGCTACGAGGTAGCTGGCTTTCAGTGCACATTTGGAGCTGCCAGTCAGTGACACGACCGACCTTTTCTGCATCTGCAGcccatttcctttcttttgaaAAATTTCACCGGCTTTCCCACGAGCGTCGGGTGCTTGGTCTGTAGATGCCACTGTAGTTTTGAGGGCTTTAGTGCCTTTGACAGTGTTAACCCACACTCCACACACTGGGCTCTCGGCACTGCCTCGGTACCTCCGTTTACGAAGCCGTATTTTATATAATCGGGATTGTACTGACGCAAAAATGTACTCTTTTGTGGGAGGTCGGCACGATGTTCGTCATTTTTCCGTTTTAAAAACTTCTCCATAATTTGATATAtctataaaatatgtatatagatatatatctatatacatattttatatatatctaGCGTAGAGAAGAAGAcagtcttcttctctgtctaggtttcaaggtttcaaggttttatttgtcatatgcacagcagatacaacgtatatgttggcaatgaaaatcttatgtcgcgtgctcctccaacaactccacatacatggtgcaaaaagagagaagaatatttacaatatcaacaataaagatttgaggatgtgaaatatatacatatgtggaatacattgaaagtatttaaatactttacactgttgaatgaggaggtatggacagatgcatatattatgtatagcagatgtatatggcagatatgtataatatatagatatgtgtactataaacagatatgtatggcagatgtgtataatatatatatatatatatatatatatgtgtatgtgtgtactataaaaagatgtgagtagacattcacacagctcaggagttcagcagtcttatagcctgtggtataaaactgtctctgagtctggtagtcttggtccggatgctgcggtaccgtctgccagacggcagcagacagaacagactgttgctggggtgattggggtcctttaatatcctaccggccttcttcctacaccgctgggtgtagaggtcctccatggatggcagctccgtcctggtgatgtgctgagcagttttcaccaccctctgtagagtcttatggttgagggcggtgcaactgccataacaggcggtgatgcagccagtcaggatactctcgatggtgcacctgtagaagttgcagagtatcctggagtccatgttgaacttccgcagcctgcggaggaagaagagccactgtcgagccgtcttggatatgaccctggtgtgatgtgtccatgtcaggtcctcactgatgtttaccccgaggaacctgaagctgctgactctctccacaggagtcccgtcgatggtgatgggtgtgtgtgcctctctctgcctcttcctgtagtccacaatcagctcctttgttttgctgacgttgagatggaggttgttgtcctggcaccaagatgtcggggctctgacctcctctctgtacgccgtctcgtcgccgtctgtgatcaggccgatgacggtcgtgtcgtcagcaaactgACGACACGATCTATTGCAGCTTGTTAAACAACTGACTGATGCATTACCGCTACCACGTGGTCGAAAGCTGCATTGTAACTGAGCTTTTCATGGATAACATATCTCTGGTGTCTTCAGTTGATAACCTATATTATGCAGTCCTGCGGTGGTTAAGAATCACTGCTCTACATTAAACCGCAAAAAGAGCTGATTTTGAGTTGTGACTCAACTACTTTTAGTACCTATCCACACTGAGGACCACTGATTTAAAAGGGCTGTAAATAAGTGTTAAGATGGTcagctatttattttatttagtctcAATTTTGCCACGTGTCACTTTAATAATTAATCTTAATGTTTTTGTCTCGTCAGGTAAAGGCATCCAGAAGCGTTCCGCAGACGAATGCTTCACCATCCACCACTTTGAGAACAAGTTTGTGACGGAGACCAGGATCTGCAAGGCTTGATGGGAAACACGAAGGAAGCAAGCGAGTGAAAGAGATATAGAACAATAGAGCgtgatagagagagacagacagagaatgGGAGGAAGTAGGTGAAGGAGGGAACAGCTTTCAGCAGAAAGTTACTTCTGTAAAAAAGTTTTCCTCCCCTTGCTTTAACCCCTGTGATAAGTGAATTTAATTTACAGCGTTATACAGCCTGATCcccctcctctgctgttttCCCCTCTAGCTTAAGTACTCACTAGTTAGTCTTGTACTAATAACCAGCGTTACCctgctctttaaaaatatactaagtttcattttttatgttggTTTCTGTTGCTGTAACTTCCTCTTGAAATATCTAGTCGTCGTTAATGTGTTACAACATCCACTCACCTCCGGAtgagttgtttgtgttgctACTGAATATCCTCATGATACTGAGAAGTCATTCATAacagtcctgtttgtgtgtcagcCTACTGTTCCCGCTTTTAATGGGGTTATTAGAGCAGACAAGATCTACTATATGTTATAGTGTGATATAGCACAAGTCACCCAGGAAGTGTATGGTACAGTGCAGCTGCAGTACGCGTGTTACATGGTCCTCTGTGTCTGGTCCAAGAGACGCTTGAGCCCCGAGCTTTAGGTCACCTTTGTAGATATTTCCCAGAGTGCCCTGCTGCTCCAAGGGGCCTCAGCTGTCCTGCTGTGTGATGATTTTATGTAATTAACGGTTTCATACCTGACAGGGCAGTCCAGCAACCCTATATGACTTTGTGTACAGACTTTATTTGTGACAAAAAACCATGAAGGATTGTTGACGAGTTAAAGAAGTGAATAAGCTATATGGGAATTgaccaaattaaaaaaatatgtattctttATGACCGTTTTTAAATTCTTATTCATGAGTCCTTTGTAGCTCTACAGGTTGctacacatttctaaaaactcCATATGTTCAAATTTGTGACAGGAAGAATACGTTTGTAAAAattgtcattcattttgaaagcCCTTAAGAAAAAGCTTgaaggtattaaaaaaaatggccTTTTGCCAAATTACTTCAAGAGATTTTCAAATGTTCCCACTCAATGCCTGCACAGaaagacaatcagacaggaaatgtgtgtccaaatgtgttttctgtttaacaGTGCTAGAGAACTAGATACAAAATAATGTTGTGTGCAGCTACTGAAATGAATTCACCTTGCTGCTGAATAAAGTTGCATTTCTTTACCTACTGAATATTAAGTTTGTTCCCTTTATTATTCCATCTTCAATGAAAGCAGCACCAACGCCCCTCCACTGCGATCTGTAAGCTTATCCTACAATACATAAAACTGAAACACTTATGTGGTTTAAGGGTTTGCCAGTGTTCTGTATTTCCTGACGTTGGCACTAATTACATGTTCATCCTTCATAACAGGAACGACTCACTCTTCAACAATGTGGTACACATTTGGAAAGAACAGACATCtcattaaatagaaaaatagttTGTAACTTCCCTTATTTGCAACAGCGTCCCTCGGCAGAACGCCAGGCACCTCGAAATGGAACCCAAATTCACGTAATCACAAACATGAGTAAATAAAATTAACATGCCACTACATATTATTGCAGGGTGTTTTGTTTGTCACGCTTATCGATAAATGAAAAATCGTACTGAGAATATGTTTTACAGTATGACATTAAGGACAACCTCCCCCAATAACACTACGGAAGACATGTACAATCttaatatttttgattaaactAACCCAGAAAGTTCATGTATTGTCAAGCAGCAAATAACGTGTAGGCTACCAaccttgtgtgtttgtgaacgTTAGCGCACTACTTTAATGTCAAACAAAGCACACTAGTAAAAGATACCAAACGTTTAATGTATCCATTTAAGCTAACGTTGACATTGCTAACAACATAAACATAGCTAGCTAAAGTGGCAAACTTATAAGGTTAGTACATCATTATTTGCTGCTTAACTCCACGGTATCCAACTTTCAGACTGAgttatattgaaatattaggtatttgtgttatttttgcaGGTCATGTGCTAATCCCAACTAACTAACCTGATGAATGTCCTCTTAAAGCTAGGGCCCCGAAAGAGTCTGTTGAGGGAGGTGGGGCCATTCTCAAGGTATGCAGCAAGAACCTGCACTTAACCAGTTTTCACATAAACTATGTAAGCTATCTTTAGATTTAAAAGTGTATATTCATCTCAGGGTTCAGTGGTTGTGGCTGTTGGTCCTTCATCAATAAGAGAGTTTCTAGTTCTCTGTATTCTCTCCCCCAGTTATACAGGAGA
The DNA window shown above is from Eleginops maclovinus isolate JMC-PN-2008 ecotype Puerto Natales chromosome 23, JC_Emac_rtc_rv5, whole genome shotgun sequence and carries:
- the LOC134859367 gene encoding integral membrane protein 2A-like — translated: MVKIAFNSALAQKALGKDVPAAEKDPELASAPAGSEGSTGRCLLTLLGIAFILSGLIVGGACLYRYFTPKRMYHGAMQFSDVSSGGESQPYYLPRVEEEVEISDSMAVISVPPPRFRAGDPAYILHDFNRKLTAYLDLTLRTCFVIPLNTSVVLPPQDLIDLFSQLMSGSYRSYLVHEDLVVTERIDDIKPLGFYIRRLCDGKETYRMQRRSELPGKGIQKRSADECFTIHHFENKFVTETRICKA